From Vigna angularis cultivar LongXiaoDou No.4 chromosome 11, ASM1680809v1, whole genome shotgun sequence:
CGCTGGTACCGGGTTTCTGCGTCCAAGAGGGTGCGGCTGACGAAGTAGACTAGCCTCGCCTGAGGCTGTTCCTGCATCAATACGGCGCTGACGGCCGTTTCGGACACTCCTAAGAAGATGTGCAAATCTCCGCCTGGGACCGGGCGACCCATGACCGGTGGGTTGCTGAGAAGGGTCCTGACgtcctggaacgctcgttcacaCTCGTCGTCCCACGCCGGACCGGTCCCCTTCTTCAACTTACGTAGGACCGGCCTCATCCGTTCCGCCAACTTGGGGATGAATCGGGATAAAGCAGTGAGGCGTCCGACCAGTCTCTGCACTTCCTTAAGGGTTGTCGGGCTCTGCATTTGCAATACCGCGTCGCACTTGTCCGGGTTAGCCTCAATCCCCCTGGATGTTAGCATGAAGCCCAAGAACTTGCCGGCTGTTACCCCGAACGTACACTTTGCGGGGTTTAAGCGCATGCCGAATTTCCTTACTTGGCGAAAAACCTCCTCGAGGTCATTGAGGTGTCCCTCTCCTTCAGCTGACCGGACcaccatgtcatccacatatacATCCATGCACCGGCCTATCTGATCACGGAAGATCCTATCCATTAGGCGCTGATACGTCGCCCCCGCATTCTTCAGGCCGAACGACATAACCTCGTAACAGAAGTTAGCCTTTTCCGTAATGAATGCTGTCTTTTCAATGTCCGGCCCGTACATGGGTATCTGGTTATAACCGGAATACGCGTCTAGGAAGCTCAGCACTCGGTGCCCGGAAGCGCCATCCACCAAGGCGTCGATGCTTGGTAGAGGGTGTGAATCCTTCGGGCAGGCTTTGTTCAAATCCGTGTAATCAGTGCACATGCGCCACTTCCCGCTGGCCTTCTTGACCATGACCACATTAGCTAGCCATGTGGTGTAAGTGACTGCCCGGACGAAACCTGCTCTCCTCAATTTCTCCACTTCTTCGTCCACAGCCTTACGCTTCTCCTCGCCCATTCTCCGCTTCTTTTGGGCTATGGGGCGAGCATTCTGGAAAAGCGAGAGTTTATGGCTCATTATTGCGGGATGGATGCCCGGCATATCCGCCGCCGTCCACGCAAATAGATCCCGGTTTTCCCATAGGAGTGCCCTGAGCTCCTTTTCCATCTCAGGGTTTAGCCCCCTGGCGATGAGGGTTGTTTGACCGGATTCCCTTCCTATCAAGATAGGTTGGGTTTCCCCAATAGGTTCCAGGCGGTCCTCGGTGTTTGTTCTAGGGTCGAGGTCTGCCATGGCCACCTCAAAACCGGCCGCCCGCCTTCTTTGTGGACGGACGTGCAACTTCAACCCCGCCGCGTAGCACTCTCGTGCCGTCTTCTGGTTCGCACGGACCGTACAGATATTTCCTTTCTAGGAGGGGTATTTCATCGTGAGGTGGGGGGTAGAGACGATCGCTCCAAAAGCGTTTAAGCATGGCCTTCCGAGCAGTACATTGTACGACGTGTTAGCCTCCACCAGCAGATACCGGACCCTCTTCTCCTCGCTAGATCGCCCGGTCCCCAACCTCGTCCTCAACTCCACGTACCCCCTCGTGTCAACTCTCTCTCCTGCGAATCCCACTATCTGCCCATCGTAGGGGATGATCAGATCCTCAGAGATATCCATCTGCTGGAAAGTCCTCCAGTAAAGGATGTTGACCGAGCTTCCTTGGTCGACCAGAACTTTGCTTATCCCGTACCGTGCTATTTCTGCCGTTATGACCATCGGGTCGTCTTGGTCGGGATCAGGGGCGTGAAAGTCCTCGTCCGAGAAGGTGATAGGCGGCAAGGAGCGGCGTGGCTTATCGACCAGATGGACGGAATGGAGGGCTCGAATATGCCGTTTACGGGCGGAGGAAGATGACCCTCCTCCCGCAAATCCTCCGG
This genomic window contains:
- the LOC108322383 gene encoding uncharacterized protein LOC108322383 → MGHSIEDCWTLKDKIEELVRAGKLKKYVRDERPPQPTQRPTQRPAYRKDKPRNPKAEWPRQERRPSRSRSRSRERPLRGHINTISGGFAGGGSSSSARKRHIRALHSVHLVDKPRRSLPPITFSDEDFHAPDPDQDDPMVITAEIARYGISKVLVDQGSSVNILYWRTFQQMDISEDLIIPYDGQIVGFAGERVDTRGYVELRTRLGTGRSSEEKRVRYLLVEANTSYNVLLGRPCLNAFGAIVSTPHLTMKYPS